One stretch of Acuticoccus sediminis DNA includes these proteins:
- a CDS encoding ACP S-malonyltransferase: MTDAQTTSARYTLFFTGRGRPAWDMALRFASADREAREQYEWATEIVGRDLIALTTHRDPRVHSRVEVQTVGHPLAAAIALDYARRHGLPEPAAVGGLSLGEMMVAYATGALDFETMMRLACERGRVQGELAAKLPRGGTGLLIGSGADGARDLCDEVSDLGAIQLAGILAPDVFLVSGFEPALSEAAWLAREMGWRWIPQPSEAPWHTDAIQPAREAFEACFATHPVSAPKIPFISASREEPVTDEAGVREVIGQSITGYFDVPAIMERLQQFAPGRVTVRLTPRGSLGRPDIVPPGTVMLNVPGDLPEVLAAIEAVDAGDAAVGSPVRW, encoded by the coding sequence ATGACCGACGCGCAAACCACGTCTGCAAGGTACACGTTGTTCTTCACCGGGCGTGGGCGGCCGGCCTGGGACATGGCGCTCCGCTTCGCCAGCGCCGACCGTGAAGCGCGCGAGCAGTACGAGTGGGCGACCGAGATCGTCGGGCGCGACCTGATCGCGCTCACCACCCATCGCGATCCCCGTGTGCACAGCCGCGTCGAGGTGCAGACCGTCGGGCACCCGCTCGCCGCCGCGATCGCGCTCGACTATGCGCGGCGCCACGGGCTGCCGGAGCCTGCGGCCGTCGGGGGCCTCAGCCTCGGGGAGATGATGGTCGCCTACGCCACCGGGGCGCTGGACTTCGAGACGATGATGCGCCTCGCCTGCGAGCGCGGGCGGGTCCAGGGCGAGCTGGCGGCGAAGCTGCCGCGCGGCGGCACCGGTCTCCTGATCGGCTCCGGGGCGGACGGCGCGCGCGACCTCTGCGACGAGGTGTCGGACCTCGGAGCGATCCAGCTCGCCGGCATTCTGGCGCCGGACGTCTTCCTCGTCTCCGGGTTCGAGCCCGCCCTCTCCGAAGCGGCCTGGCTCGCGCGCGAGATGGGCTGGCGCTGGATCCCGCAGCCGTCGGAGGCTCCCTGGCACACCGACGCCATCCAGCCGGCGCGGGAGGCGTTCGAGGCCTGTTTCGCCACGCATCCGGTGTCCGCGCCGAAAATTCCGTTCATCTCGGCCTCCCGCGAGGAGCCGGTGACGGACGAGGCGGGCGTTCGGGAGGTGATCGGCCAGTCGATCACCGGCTATTTCGACGTTCCGGCGATCATGGAGCGGCTTCAGCAGTTTGCCCCGGGGCGTGTCACCGTCCGCCTGACCCCGCGCGGGTCGCTCGGGCGTCCGGACATCGTGCCGCCGGGGACCGTGATGCTGAACGTGCCGGGCGACCTTCCGGAGGTGCTGGCGGCGATCGAGGCGGTCGACGCCGGGGACGCCGCCGTCGGGAGCCCCGTGCGCTGGTAG
- a CDS encoding CidA/LrgA family protein — protein MINAIALLLGCQLLGEIFVRLVGLPVPGPVVGAALLGVGLLVRGRVSQTMDGTARAILSNLSLLFVPAAVGVIEHRELFMEYGFALVAALVVSTVMALTAAALTFRWMAGE, from the coding sequence ATGATCAATGCCATCGCCCTGCTGCTCGGGTGTCAGCTCCTGGGCGAGATTTTCGTGCGTCTGGTCGGACTGCCGGTGCCCGGACCGGTGGTCGGCGCGGCGCTGCTCGGCGTCGGGCTCCTCGTTCGCGGCCGCGTCAGCCAGACCATGGACGGCACCGCACGCGCCATCCTCTCCAACCTGTCGCTGCTCTTCGTACCGGCGGCGGTGGGGGTGATCGAGCACCGCGAGCTCTTCATGGAGTACGGCTTCGCGCTCGTCGCCGCGCTCGTCGTCTCGACCGTGATGGCGCTGACGGCGGCGGCGCTCACCTTCCGCTGGATGGCCGGCGAATGA
- a CDS encoding HAD family hydrolase, with protein sequence MTLDPTLRLVLFDCDGTLVDSGSVIVSSMQGAFRSEGLPPPPDEEVRAIIGLSLPRAVAVLAARHPEAPVDILVASYKTAYRDQALATTGLEPTFPGTLEALAAISGDSTLLGVVTGKSRRGLDRVLAEHGITDRFAVTVTADDAASKPAPEMVLKALAATGAEARNAVVIGDTVFDIEMARSAGAAAIGVAWGYHPAPDLTSAGAAVIAQSMAELPALVEAVLAGTMT encoded by the coding sequence ATGACCCTCGACCCGACACTGCGCCTCGTCCTCTTCGACTGCGACGGAACCCTCGTCGACAGCGGCTCCGTCATCGTCTCGTCCATGCAGGGCGCCTTCCGCAGCGAGGGCCTGCCGCCGCCGCCGGACGAGGAGGTGCGGGCCATCATCGGCCTCTCGCTGCCGCGCGCGGTCGCCGTCCTCGCCGCCCGCCACCCGGAAGCGCCGGTGGACATCCTCGTCGCCAGCTACAAGACCGCCTACCGCGACCAGGCGCTCGCCACGACCGGCCTCGAGCCGACCTTCCCCGGCACGCTCGAGGCGCTCGCCGCGATCTCCGGCGACTCGACGCTGCTGGGCGTCGTCACCGGCAAGTCGCGCCGCGGCCTCGACCGCGTCCTCGCCGAGCACGGCATCACCGATCGCTTCGCCGTCACCGTCACCGCCGACGACGCCGCGTCCAAGCCCGCGCCTGAGATGGTGCTGAAGGCCCTCGCGGCGACCGGCGCCGAGGCGCGCAACGCCGTCGTCATCGGCGACACGGTGTTCGACATCGAGATGGCGCGGAGCGCCGGCGCCGCGGCCATCGGCGTCGCCTGGGGCTACCACCCCGCGCCGGACCTCACGTCCGCGGGCGCTGCGGTCATCGCCCAGTCGATGGCCGAGCTCCCCGCCCTCGTCGAGGCCGTCCTCGCCGGGACCATGACATGA
- a CDS encoding acyl-CoA carboxylase subunit beta: MKDVLIELERRRDEARAGGGAKRITAQHERGKLTARERLEVLLDENSFEEFDMFVEHRCTDFGMDSQKYPGDGVVTGWGTINGRQVFVFAKDFTVFGGSLSWTHAEKIMKVQDMAVRNRAPIIGLFDAGGARIQEGVAALGGYGEVFQRNVLASGVIPQISVIMGPCAGGDVYSPAMTDFIFMVRGTSYMFVTGPEVVKTVTNETVTAEELGGADVHTTRSSVADGAYDDDIACLIDVRRLVDILPASNVATAPVLPTEDPWDRIEMSLDTLIPDSPTAPYDMKELLEKVADEGSLFEIQAAFAKNIITSFGRIEGKTVGFVANQPLTLAGVLDSDASRKAARFVRFCDAFNIPIVTFVDVPGFLPGTAQEYGGLIKHGAKLLFAYAEATVPKVTLITRKAYGGAYDVMASKHLRGDINYAWPTAEIAVMGPKGAAEILYRADRDNPEALAKRIKEYEDRFANPFVAAERGFIDEVILPHSTRRRIARALRLLQEKRLENPWRKHDTIPL, encoded by the coding sequence ATGAAGGACGTGTTGATCGAGCTCGAACGGCGCCGCGACGAAGCCCGCGCCGGCGGCGGGGCGAAGCGCATCACCGCGCAGCACGAGCGCGGCAAGCTCACCGCCCGCGAACGGCTTGAGGTCCTTCTCGACGAAAACTCCTTCGAAGAGTTCGACATGTTCGTCGAACACCGCTGCACCGACTTCGGCATGGATTCGCAGAAGTACCCCGGCGACGGCGTCGTCACCGGCTGGGGTACCATCAACGGCCGCCAGGTGTTCGTCTTCGCCAAGGACTTCACCGTCTTCGGCGGCTCGCTCTCCTGGACCCATGCCGAGAAGATCATGAAGGTGCAGGACATGGCGGTGCGCAACCGCGCCCCCATCATCGGCCTCTTCGACGCCGGCGGCGCGCGCATCCAGGAAGGCGTCGCGGCGCTCGGCGGCTACGGCGAGGTGTTCCAGCGCAACGTGCTCGCCTCGGGCGTCATCCCGCAGATCTCGGTCATCATGGGCCCCTGCGCGGGCGGCGACGTCTACTCCCCGGCGATGACGGACTTCATCTTCATGGTCCGCGGCACGTCCTACATGTTCGTGACCGGCCCCGAGGTGGTGAAGACCGTCACCAACGAGACGGTGACGGCCGAGGAGCTCGGCGGCGCCGACGTCCACACCACGCGCTCGTCCGTCGCCGACGGCGCCTACGACGACGACATCGCCTGTCTCATCGACGTGCGCCGCCTCGTCGACATTCTGCCCGCCTCCAACGTCGCGACGGCGCCGGTCCTTCCGACCGAGGACCCCTGGGACCGCATCGAGATGAGCCTCGACACGCTCATCCCCGACAGCCCCACCGCCCCCTACGACATGAAGGAGCTGCTGGAGAAGGTCGCCGACGAGGGCAGCCTTTTCGAGATCCAGGCCGCCTTCGCGAAGAACATCATCACGAGCTTCGGCCGCATCGAGGGCAAGACGGTCGGCTTCGTCGCCAACCAGCCGCTGACGCTGGCGGGCGTTCTCGACTCGGACGCCTCGCGCAAGGCCGCCCGCTTCGTGCGCTTCTGCGACGCCTTCAACATTCCGATCGTCACCTTCGTCGACGTCCCCGGCTTCCTTCCGGGCACTGCGCAGGAGTACGGCGGCCTCATCAAGCACGGCGCCAAGCTCCTCTTCGCCTACGCCGAGGCGACGGTGCCGAAGGTCACGCTCATCACCCGCAAGGCCTACGGCGGCGCCTACGACGTCATGGCGTCCAAGCACCTGCGAGGTGACATCAACTACGCCTGGCCGACCGCCGAGATCGCCGTGATGGGGCCGAAGGGCGCCGCGGAGATCCTCTACCGCGCCGACCGCGACAATCCCGAGGCGCTCGCCAAGCGCATCAAGGAGTACGAGGACCGCTTCGCCAACCCGTTCGTCGCCGCCGAACGCGGCTTCATCGACGAGGTGATCCTGCCGCACTCCACGCGGCGCCGCATCGCCCGCGCGCTGCGCCTCCTGCAGGAGAAGCGGCTGGAGAACCCCTGGCGCAAGCACGACACGATCCCCCTTTGA
- a CDS encoding ATP12 family chaperone protein, with product MTGRDTTPRPPEPIRRFYKEATVAPHAGGEARILLDNRPVRTPAKAHLAAPPSIAERIAAEWNAQGDYILPISMPMTRLANTAIDGVTAALDPVKDDIAKMAQSDLVMYRADFPAGLVAEQKAHWDPVVAFAEDALGVRIMLAEGIMPVEQDPRLSEGVRRRLPATPLPLAAFHQLTTLTGSALTTLAFTEALLDFERAWQVAHVDEDWNIREWGEDAEAAARRAQRRKDAEAAAFVLRPEAVPAAS from the coding sequence ATGACGGGCCGCGACACCACCCCGCGCCCGCCGGAACCCATCCGCCGCTTCTACAAGGAGGCGACCGTCGCGCCGCACGCCGGCGGCGAGGCGCGGATCCTCCTCGACAACCGCCCGGTCCGCACCCCGGCCAAGGCGCACCTCGCGGCGCCGCCGTCGATCGCGGAGCGCATCGCGGCGGAGTGGAACGCCCAGGGCGACTACATCCTTCCCATCTCGATGCCGATGACGCGCCTCGCCAACACCGCGATCGACGGCGTCACCGCCGCGCTCGACCCGGTGAAGGACGACATCGCCAAGATGGCGCAGAGCGATCTCGTCATGTACCGGGCCGACTTCCCCGCCGGTCTCGTCGCCGAGCAGAAGGCGCACTGGGACCCGGTCGTCGCGTTCGCGGAGGACGCGCTCGGCGTGCGCATCATGCTGGCGGAGGGAATCATGCCGGTCGAGCAGGACCCGCGGCTGAGCGAGGGGGTACGCCGACGCCTTCCCGCCACGCCGCTGCCGCTCGCCGCGTTCCACCAGCTCACGACGCTGACCGGCAGCGCCCTCACCACTCTCGCCTTCACCGAGGCGCTGCTCGACTTCGAGCGCGCGTGGCAGGTGGCGCATGTGGACGAGGACTGGAACATCCGGGAGTGGGGCGAGGACGCCGAGGCCGCCGCGCGCCGCGCCCAGCGCCGCAAGGATGCCGAGGCCGCCGCCTTCGTGCTCCGCCCGGAGGCCGTGCCGGCCGCGTCCTGA
- a CDS encoding LrgB family protein, which translates to MTEDVSLLWVYLSEEPLTWLTVTVIAYALADRLAASVGRHPLANPVVVSALLVIGLLQATGTPFPTYFEGAQFVHFMLGPATVALAVPLVQNRALVRRSAKPIAAALLAGSVTAVVCALTVGWALGLPADVLASLAPKSVTTPIAMGIADALGGIPALTAVLVILTGIIGAVAVTPLMNLLGMKDMRARGFAAGVAAHGIGTARAFQVDPIAGAFAGIGMALNGALTALLVPLAFLVLSAL; encoded by the coding sequence ATGACCGAGGATGTCTCCCTCCTCTGGGTCTACCTCTCCGAGGAGCCGCTCACCTGGCTGACGGTGACTGTCATCGCCTACGCCCTAGCGGACCGCCTCGCCGCGTCGGTGGGGCGACACCCGCTCGCCAACCCGGTGGTGGTGTCGGCGCTCCTGGTGATCGGCCTGCTGCAGGCGACCGGCACGCCGTTTCCCACCTATTTCGAGGGCGCGCAGTTCGTGCACTTCATGCTCGGCCCGGCCACCGTCGCGCTGGCGGTGCCGCTGGTGCAGAACCGGGCGCTAGTGCGCCGGTCCGCCAAGCCGATCGCGGCGGCGCTGCTGGCGGGCTCGGTCACCGCCGTGGTGTGCGCGCTGACCGTCGGCTGGGCGCTGGGGCTGCCGGCGGACGTCCTCGCCTCGCTGGCGCCGAAGTCGGTGACGACGCCGATCGCGATGGGCATCGCCGACGCGCTGGGCGGCATTCCCGCGCTGACGGCGGTGCTTGTGATCCTGACCGGCATCATCGGCGCCGTCGCCGTGACGCCGCTGATGAACCTCCTCGGCATGAAGGACATGCGGGCGCGCGGCTTCGCGGCCGGGGTGGCGGCGCACGGGATCGGCACCGCGCGCGCCTTCCAGGTGGACCCCATCGCCGGCGCCTTCGCCGGGATCGGGATGGCACTCAACGGTGCGCTCACGGCGCTCCTGGTGCCGCTCGCCTTCCTCGTCCTGAGCGCCCTATAG
- a CDS encoding acetyl-CoA carboxylase biotin carboxylase subunit: MFEKILVANRGEIACRVMRTCKRLGIGTVAVYSDADRHAPHVEMADEAVRIGPPPAAESYLVIDAILDACAKTGASAVHPGYGFLSERAAFPEALAKAGIVFVGPNPAAIEAMGDKIESKIRADAAGVSTVPGGKGEVANADEAVAIAEEIGYPVMIKASAGGGGKGMRIAHSKSEVADGFDRARSEAKSSFGDERVFVEKFIVDPRHIEIQVLGDKHGNAIHILERECSIQRRNQKVIEEAPSPLLSPEIRAKMGAQAVALAKAVGYDSAGTVEFVADQNANFYFLEMNTRLQVEHPVTELITGLDLVEEMIRVAAGEPLRYAQDDIKPNGWAVEARLYAEDPDRKFLPSIGRIRRLSMPKDSAGETTVRVDTGVVEGSEISRFYDPMIAKIVTHGPTREAAIDTMSVALDEVAIDGIRHNGTFLAALMAHPRWREGNLSTGFIAEEFPDAPTLPANGEIHRLMATVAFAEEAREALRRSTFGSHPTPVPGALSALFDDDTRIEGAVKPSPDGVDVTIDGKTHRVVRERCGLGVWRGTVDGELVSMGLDETPHDFGLTYRGRRLRAKVRRPRVADLQAYMPEISAADTAKKVLCPMPGLVVSLNVAQGDQVEDGQPLAVIEAMKMENVIRAERSGKVKAVHVAEGASLAVDAVILEFE, translated from the coding sequence ATGTTCGAGAAGATCCTGGTGGCGAACCGCGGCGAGATCGCCTGCCGTGTGATGCGCACCTGCAAGCGCCTGGGCATCGGCACCGTAGCGGTCTATTCGGACGCCGACCGCCACGCGCCTCATGTCGAGATGGCCGACGAGGCCGTCCGTATCGGCCCGCCCCCCGCCGCCGAATCCTACCTCGTCATCGACGCGATCCTGGACGCCTGCGCCAAGACCGGGGCGAGCGCGGTGCATCCGGGCTACGGCTTCCTGTCGGAGCGCGCCGCCTTCCCCGAGGCACTCGCCAAGGCCGGCATCGTCTTCGTCGGCCCGAACCCCGCCGCCATCGAGGCGATGGGCGACAAGATCGAATCCAAGATCCGCGCCGACGCCGCCGGCGTCTCGACCGTCCCCGGCGGCAAGGGCGAGGTGGCGAACGCCGATGAGGCCGTAGCCATCGCCGAGGAGATCGGCTACCCGGTCATGATCAAGGCCTCCGCCGGCGGCGGCGGCAAGGGCATGCGCATCGCCCACTCCAAGTCCGAGGTCGCCGACGGCTTCGACCGCGCCCGCTCCGAGGCGAAGTCCTCGTTCGGCGACGAGCGCGTGTTCGTCGAGAAGTTCATCGTCGACCCGCGCCACATCGAGATCCAGGTGCTGGGCGACAAGCACGGCAACGCGATCCACATCCTGGAGCGCGAGTGCTCGATCCAGCGGCGCAACCAGAAGGTCATCGAGGAGGCGCCCTCGCCCCTCCTCTCCCCCGAGATCCGGGCGAAGATGGGCGCCCAGGCCGTCGCACTCGCCAAGGCGGTCGGCTACGATTCGGCCGGCACGGTGGAGTTCGTCGCCGACCAGAACGCGAACTTCTACTTCCTGGAGATGAACACCCGTCTCCAGGTGGAGCACCCGGTGACCGAGCTCATCACCGGGCTCGACCTCGTCGAGGAGATGATCCGCGTCGCCGCCGGCGAGCCGCTGCGCTACGCCCAGGACGACATCAAGCCGAACGGCTGGGCCGTCGAGGCGCGGCTCTACGCGGAGGATCCGGACCGCAAGTTCCTCCCCTCGATCGGCCGCATCCGCCGCCTGTCGATGCCGAAGGACTCGGCCGGCGAGACCACCGTGCGCGTCGACACCGGCGTGGTCGAGGGCTCGGAGATCTCGCGCTTCTACGACCCGATGATCGCCAAGATCGTCACCCACGGCCCGACCCGCGAGGCGGCGATCGACACGATGTCCGTCGCCCTCGACGAGGTGGCGATCGACGGCATCCGGCACAACGGCACGTTCCTGGCGGCGCTGATGGCGCACCCGCGCTGGCGCGAGGGGAACCTCTCCACCGGCTTCATCGCCGAGGAGTTCCCGGACGCGCCGACGCTCCCGGCGAACGGCGAGATCCACCGCCTGATGGCCACCGTCGCCTTCGCCGAGGAGGCGCGCGAGGCGCTGCGCCGGTCGACCTTCGGCTCGCACCCGACGCCGGTCCCGGGCGCCCTCTCCGCGCTCTTCGACGACGACACGCGCATCGAGGGTGCGGTGAAGCCGAGCCCCGACGGCGTGGACGTCACGATCGACGGCAAGACGCACAGGGTCGTGCGCGAGCGCTGCGGCCTGGGCGTATGGCGCGGCACGGTGGACGGCGAGCTCGTCTCGATGGGTCTCGACGAGACGCCGCACGACTTCGGCCTCACCTACCGCGGCCGGCGCCTGAGGGCGAAGGTCCGCCGCCCGCGCGTCGCCGACCTGCAGGCCTACATGCCGGAGATCTCGGCCGCGGACACGGCCAAGAAGGTGCTTTGCCCGATGCCGGGGCTCGTCGTGTCGCTCAACGTGGCGCAGGGCGACCAGGTGGAGGACGGCCAGCCGCTCGCCGTGATCGAGGCGATGAAGATGGAGAACGTCATCCGCGCCGAGCGTTCGGGCAAGGTGAAGGCGGTCCATGTCGCGGAAGGTGCGAGCCTTGCCGTCGACGCGGTGATCCTCGAGTTCGAGTGA
- a CDS encoding ATP-binding cassette domain-containing protein: MAETNVVSFDEAARARDERISYISDEDLQAAQSFIDADECHVAIDRCTVIMKSKTSRYAVFKDLTATFPKQRRIAVLGHKGSGKTVMIDVMLKRRSVHTGRVVVNSRLSWAVSYSGFLDQKLTLRQNLLFVARVLHVDPTYLMGATCEICNFQQSQLHERVKSLPAIMKRRIGLMLFLIADFDCHIIDGPLRAAMFGKPNERLEAMLAAVTARDYIATVTDPRQIPGNCDLAYILYNGRLFQFEDVAKAIEMYLVLPVPENPNPFAGQDDKDDDSDDESVAVDVM; this comes from the coding sequence ATGGCTGAGACGAACGTCGTCTCTTTCGACGAGGCCGCACGGGCACGTGACGAGCGGATCTCGTACATCTCCGACGAGGACCTGCAGGCCGCGCAGTCGTTCATCGATGCGGACGAGTGCCATGTCGCGATCGACAGGTGCACCGTCATCATGAAGTCGAAGACCAGCCGCTACGCGGTCTTCAAGGACCTGACGGCGACGTTCCCGAAGCAGCGGCGCATCGCGGTGCTCGGCCACAAGGGCTCGGGCAAGACCGTCATGATCGACGTGATGCTGAAGCGCCGCTCGGTCCACACCGGCCGGGTGGTCGTCAATTCGCGGCTCTCGTGGGCGGTGTCGTACAGCGGCTTCCTCGACCAAAAATTGACATTGCGGCAAAATTTGTTGTTCGTTGCGAGGGTGTTGCACGTCGATCCGACCTATCTGATGGGCGCGACGTGTGAGATTTGCAATTTCCAGCAGAGCCAGCTGCACGAACGCGTCAAGAGTCTCCCGGCTATCATGAAGCGTCGGATCGGGCTGATGCTCTTTCTGATCGCCGATTTCGATTGCCACATCATCGACGGTCCGCTCCGGGCCGCGATGTTCGGGAAGCCGAACGAGCGGCTCGAAGCGATGCTGGCCGCCGTCACCGCCCGGGATTACATCGCCACCGTCACGGATCCCCGCCAGATCCCGGGCAACTGCGATCTGGCTTATATCTTGTATAATGGACGATTGTTCCAGTTCGAGGATGTGGCGAAGGCGATCGAGATGTATTTGGTTCTCCCGGTGCCGGAGAACCCGAACCCGTTTGCGGGCCAGGACGACAAGGACGACGACAGCGATGACGAGTCCGTTGCCGTGGATGTCATGTAG
- a CDS encoding acylphosphatase, with translation MATRFLIAGRVQGVGYRAWLQEEAKRRGLRGTVRNLADGRVEAVVIGSYEETDALLSACRQGPPMATVTGIGLDPVADPGVEDFVVLPTG, from the coding sequence ATGGCGACGCGCTTCCTCATCGCCGGCCGGGTGCAGGGCGTCGGTTACCGCGCCTGGCTGCAGGAGGAGGCGAAGCGCCGTGGCCTTCGCGGCACGGTGCGCAATCTCGCCGACGGCCGGGTGGAGGCCGTCGTCATCGGCAGCTACGAGGAGACCGACGCGCTCCTCAGCGCCTGCCGCCAGGGGCCGCCGATGGCGACGGTGACGGGCATCGGCCTCGACCCGGTGGCCGACCCGGGCGTCGAGGACTTCGTCGTCCTGCCCACCGGCTGA
- a CDS encoding VOC family protein — protein MRILETALYAENLEETAAFYETVLGLERFAEVEGRHVFFRLDGSVLLLFKPSATAVPPAPDALPVPAHGTAGPGHACFAAPGGDLDRWHQRLIAAGVAVESAFTWPQGGRSVYFRDPAGNSIEFAEPRIWGLS, from the coding sequence ATGCGGATTCTGGAAACCGCGCTCTACGCGGAGAACCTCGAAGAGACGGCAGCCTTCTACGAGACCGTGCTGGGGCTCGAGAGGTTCGCCGAGGTGGAGGGCCGGCATGTCTTCTTCCGGCTCGACGGCAGCGTCCTGCTGCTCTTCAAGCCGTCGGCGACGGCGGTGCCGCCCGCGCCTGACGCGCTCCCGGTCCCGGCGCACGGGACGGCGGGGCCCGGCCATGCCTGCTTCGCGGCGCCCGGGGGCGACCTCGACCGCTGGCACCAGCGCCTGATTGCCGCCGGGGTCGCGGTGGAGAGCGCGTTCACGTGGCCTCAGGGAGGCCGCTCGGTCTATTTTCGCGACCCGGCCGGCAACTCGATCGAGTTTGCCGAGCCGCGGATCTGGGGCCTCTCCTGA
- a CDS encoding SDR family NAD(P)-dependent oxidoreductase: MSDTVTILPSDAVGGDPQAAGALRGAAALVAGGSGRLGRLVALGLAREGAAVAVGYRTGDKRAAAVVDAVTGAGGRAIAVPLDQTDEAYVSTAVETTAHFLGGVDILVNAAGIAHGRKPVAAGDLDALTPLLWDQLMTVNLRGPYLLARAAAPYLRASRWGRIVNVGAHIGPDAAGSAAACATSIASVASLTRFLAAALAPDVAVHCVAPALKTVPDPADAAGGSTRPGTAPQTPSGLDEVARRVLAHCLGEDRAGETSVFGAVTR; the protein is encoded by the coding sequence ATGAGCGACACCGTGACGATCCTGCCGTCCGACGCCGTGGGCGGGGACCCGCAGGCGGCGGGCGCGCTGCGCGGCGCCGCAGCGCTGGTCGCGGGCGGCAGCGGCCGGCTCGGCCGGCTCGTCGCGCTCGGCCTCGCGCGCGAGGGCGCCGCCGTCGCCGTCGGCTACCGCACCGGCGACAAGCGGGCGGCCGCCGTGGTCGACGCGGTCACCGGAGCCGGCGGCCGCGCCATCGCCGTCCCACTCGACCAGACGGACGAGGCCTACGTCAGCACCGCCGTGGAGACCACGGCGCACTTCCTCGGCGGCGTCGACATCCTGGTGAACGCGGCCGGCATCGCGCATGGTCGCAAGCCGGTCGCCGCCGGCGACCTCGACGCGCTGACCCCGCTCCTGTGGGACCAGCTGATGACGGTGAACCTGCGCGGCCCCTATCTCCTCGCCCGCGCCGCCGCGCCGTACCTTCGCGCCTCGCGGTGGGGCCGGATCGTCAACGTCGGCGCGCACATCGGCCCGGATGCCGCCGGCTCGGCCGCGGCCTGCGCGACGAGCATCGCGAGCGTCGCCTCGCTCACCCGCTTCCTCGCCGCCGCGCTGGCGCCGGACGTCGCCGTCCACTGCGTCGCACCGGCGCTAAAGACCGTGCCGGACCCGGCCGATGCGGCCGGCGGCAGCACGCGCCCGGGCACTGCGCCCCAAACTCCGAGCGGTCTCGACGAGGTCGCGCGCCGGGTTCTGGCCCACTGCCTCGGCGAAGATCGGGCGGGCGAGACGTCCGTGTTCGGTGCCGTCACCCGCTGA